A portion of the Candidatus Hydrogenedentota bacterium genome contains these proteins:
- a CDS encoding tetratricopeptide repeat protein, which translates to MLFRRLPFVAVLGLLILERAAWACGNFYMPNNYLTTGCEDNVLSMPRANFRHELSRIFEIDLSVSDAEWKDLEAAGTWRTSTWEKTIDTDIAELREARQKKGVSVPRNTDSFSFNVVDRYRDFRKRTGRIQWDAKISTYQVSGNTYYSASDGNQSQQTEWESKAKNSMYDFFSDALVLQSIPEEFALYSKGAVAYHQGDKITAVREWKSLLELPAERRHYRSTWAAHMIAKALLQTDPSSSISYYSMVRDLANDGFADSLHLADDSLGWQAQAEMLAGQNALAIQHYTDLLRLAPEHERHRWANSLRTACRVACTAQQFDLNLTTDPLCRRLIVAYLLSDYDCIKRIKDWNTALIQSGIKGPFPEADRLAWASYKEGDIETAQRWVEQADASAPYATWVHSKILLRQGRVDEAAQTIHSILDAFPADETWQLDEFTFVDVGADVKAGLGVLSLGRGEYVKALELFLRAEYWTDAAYVAERVLTLAELRTFVDGHKDDPEFQKRCERYSEEGENRLAALRSLLSRRLARNGKWAQAAEYAPDDQRTILVGVSTELKAAAELHAVHWDNFTYELPTARKLAKPDSMWAKHMMAASKSAYDTGMALMGTEIEPDWTYIHGLLSRAGPTYYRTYKPNETPPLTYGSEVIRRNWFKTMNPATAKVLSATDDEMRRVWRSAPVPNKRFHYRYVAADLMWQAAQALPDNDPLTLYALYQGGAYIKGRDPQAADRFYKAMVRRCPNLPYAQEADKLHWFPASPPLEPK; encoded by the coding sequence ATGTTGTTTCGCCGTCTGCCATTCGTCGCGGTTCTGGGGCTATTGATACTCGAACGTGCCGCGTGGGCCTGCGGCAATTTCTACATGCCTAACAACTACCTCACGACTGGGTGCGAAGACAACGTATTGTCCATGCCCAGAGCCAATTTTCGCCATGAGTTGTCGCGGATCTTCGAGATTGATCTGAGCGTATCCGATGCCGAGTGGAAGGATCTGGAGGCCGCCGGAACGTGGCGGACGTCAACGTGGGAGAAGACGATTGACACCGATATTGCCGAGCTTCGAGAGGCCCGTCAGAAGAAAGGTGTTTCAGTGCCGCGGAACACCGATTCCTTCTCATTTAATGTTGTTGACAGATACCGAGATTTCCGCAAGCGGACCGGGCGTATCCAGTGGGACGCCAAGATCTCGACTTATCAGGTGAGTGGGAATACGTATTATTCGGCTTCCGATGGCAACCAATCCCAACAAACGGAATGGGAGTCTAAAGCGAAGAATTCCATGTATGACTTCTTTTCGGATGCTCTAGTGCTGCAATCCATCCCCGAGGAGTTTGCGCTGTACAGCAAGGGAGCCGTGGCTTACCACCAAGGAGACAAGATTACAGCGGTTCGCGAATGGAAATCTTTGCTGGAACTGCCCGCGGAACGCAGGCATTACCGTTCGACGTGGGCCGCCCATATGATCGCAAAGGCATTGCTCCAGACAGACCCGTCATCCTCCATTTCGTACTATTCCATGGTTCGGGACCTCGCCAACGACGGATTCGCGGATTCGCTTCATCTGGCGGACGATAGTCTGGGGTGGCAAGCGCAAGCAGAAATGCTCGCCGGTCAAAACGCATTGGCAATTCAGCATTACACGGATCTCCTTCGATTGGCGCCTGAGCATGAGCGTCATCGTTGGGCGAATTCGCTGCGAACGGCTTGCAGGGTGGCGTGTACGGCGCAGCAGTTCGATCTGAATCTCACAACCGATCCCTTGTGCCGCCGATTGATTGTGGCGTATTTGCTTTCTGACTATGACTGCATAAAGCGAATCAAGGACTGGAACACCGCGTTAATACAGTCGGGGATCAAGGGGCCTTTTCCCGAGGCAGATCGGCTTGCATGGGCGTCGTACAAGGAAGGCGATATCGAAACGGCGCAGCGCTGGGTAGAGCAAGCCGACGCTTCGGCTCCGTACGCGACATGGGTTCATTCGAAAATACTCCTTCGGCAAGGGCGTGTCGACGAAGCGGCACAGACCATTCACTCGATACTGGATGCTTTTCCCGCAGACGAGACGTGGCAACTTGATGAATTCACCTTCGTGGACGTCGGGGCTGACGTTAAAGCCGGTCTTGGGGTACTCAGCTTGGGCCGTGGCGAATACGTCAAAGCACTGGAGCTCTTCTTGCGCGCCGAATATTGGACGGATGCCGCATATGTCGCTGAACGCGTCCTGACTCTGGCCGAATTGCGCACGTTCGTCGATGGACATAAGGACGATCCTGAATTTCAGAAGCGCTGCGAGCGATATAGCGAAGAGGGAGAAAACCGACTAGCCGCACTTCGGAGCCTACTATCGCGTCGGCTAGCCCGAAACGGCAAATGGGCGCAAGCGGCCGAATACGCCCCTGACGATCAGAGAACGATTCTTGTTGGAGTCAGCACAGAACTCAAGGCGGCGGCGGAGTTACACGCGGTGCACTGGGACAACTTTACGTACGAACTCCCCACGGCGCGCAAGCTCGCGAAACCGGATTCCATGTGGGCCAAGCACATGATGGCTGCCTCGAAGAGCGCGTATGACACCGGTATGGCACTCATGGGCACAGAGATTGAACCGGACTGGACGTATATCCACGGTCTTCTTTCGCGCGCCGGGCCAACCTACTATCGCACGTACAAGCCCAATGAGACGCCTCCGCTCACGTATGGCTCGGAAGTCATAAGGAGAAACTGGTTCAAGACCATGAACCCTGCGACAGCGAAAGTACTCTCCGCCACCGATGATGAAATGCGTCGCGTTTGGAGAAGCGCCCCTGTCCCCAACAAGCGCTTCCATTACCGTTATGTCGCTGCCGACCTCATGTGGCAGGCCGCGCAGGCACTTCCCGATAACGATCCACTGACTTTGTACGCTCTCTATCAAGGCGGCGCCTACATCAAAGGCAGAGATCCCCAAGCTGCCGACCGTTTCTACAAGGCCATGGTTCGCCGGTGTCCAAATCTCCCCTACGCGCAGGAGGCCGACAAATTGCACTGGTTTCCCGCATCGCCGCCTCTGGAGCCCAAATGA
- the fumC gene encoding class II fumarate hydratase: MKYRVERDTMGEMQVPNDRYYGCQTARSLVHFKIGIEKMPRELIRALGILKKACALVNCEMGLLDPALCEPICKAADEVIAGTLDDHFPLSVWQTGSGTQTNMNANEVISNRAIEMLGGELGSKKPVHPNDHVNMSQSSNDTFPGAMSIAAVEQIHRLLLPALAKLRDTLKQKSEAFQDIIKIGRTHLMDATPLTLGQEFSGYAQQLTNGIERIESTLPKLAELALGGTAVGTGLNTKKGFDAKVAAKIAELTGLPFKTAPNKFESLAAHDALVMTHGALKTVACSFMKLANDVRWMASGPRSGLGEITIPENEPGSSIMPGKVNPTQCEAMTMVAAQVIGNDTAVNVGGSMGNFELNVFKPVIIYNVLQSIRLLADAAESFDEHCAIGIEPNCKRIDELLNNSLMLVTALNRKIGYDNAAKIAKTAHANGTTLKEEAVRLGLLTAEEFDATVVPSKMIGPSD; this comes from the coding sequence GTGAAATACCGAGTAGAACGAGACACCATGGGCGAAATGCAGGTACCGAACGATCGGTATTACGGTTGCCAGACCGCGCGTTCGCTCGTGCACTTCAAGATCGGCATCGAAAAGATGCCTCGCGAGCTCATTCGCGCCCTCGGCATTCTGAAGAAGGCGTGCGCGCTTGTGAACTGCGAAATGGGCCTGCTCGATCCGGCGCTCTGCGAACCCATCTGCAAGGCCGCCGATGAAGTCATCGCTGGCACGTTGGACGACCACTTTCCGCTTTCCGTTTGGCAGACCGGCAGCGGCACGCAGACCAACATGAACGCGAACGAAGTCATCTCGAATCGCGCCATCGAAATGCTTGGCGGCGAACTTGGCAGTAAGAAGCCGGTTCACCCCAACGACCATGTCAATATGTCGCAGTCGTCGAACGACACGTTCCCGGGCGCCATGAGTATTGCGGCCGTGGAACAGATTCATCGTCTGTTATTGCCCGCATTGGCAAAGCTGCGCGACACGCTCAAACAGAAATCAGAGGCTTTTCAAGACATCATAAAGATTGGGCGTACACACCTCATGGATGCCACGCCGCTTACGCTCGGACAGGAGTTTTCGGGTTACGCGCAGCAGTTGACCAACGGTATCGAGCGTATCGAATCCACGTTGCCCAAGTTGGCTGAGCTGGCTCTTGGCGGCACGGCCGTCGGAACCGGGCTCAACACGAAAAAGGGATTCGATGCGAAGGTCGCGGCGAAGATCGCGGAGCTTACCGGGCTGCCCTTCAAAACCGCGCCCAACAAGTTCGAGTCGCTTGCGGCGCACGATGCGCTGGTCATGACGCACGGCGCGCTGAAGACCGTGGCATGTAGCTTCATGAAACTCGCGAACGACGTGCGTTGGATGGCGAGCGGGCCGCGCAGCGGGCTTGGCGAAATCACGATTCCCGAGAACGAGCCGGGCTCGTCGATCATGCCGGGCAAGGTGAATCCCACGCAGTGCGAAGCCATGACGATGGTCGCGGCGCAGGTTATCGGCAACGACACCGCGGTCAATGTCGGCGGCTCGATGGGCAACTTCGAGCTGAACGTCTTTAAGCCCGTTATCATCTACAACGTGCTGCAGTCGATCCGATTGCTGGCCGACGCCGCGGAATCGTTTGACGAACACTGCGCTATAGGTATCGAACCTAACTGCAAGCGCATCGACGAACTGCTCAACAACTCGCTTATGCTGGTCACGGCGCTTAATCGCAAAATCGGATACGACAATGCGGCGAAAATCGCGAAGACGGCGCACGCAAACGGCACGACTCTTAAAGAAGAGGCCGTGCGCTTGGGTCTATTGACCGCCGAAGAGTTCGACGCGACGGTGGTGCCGTCAAAAATGATTGGGCCTTCGGACTAA
- a CDS encoding exopolysaccharide transport family protein, with product MDQRQLFLRDILTVLFKRKKLIVFFAIVVIAATFAGNVFWPPTYESSARIQILPGRETLQPTTPLTSQNMTPVITMSVEDVNSEIQIMLSDDVLRSVVTDLKLDEVTISSEGAVRGTLKKAQEAYAKLLIALKIRNESSLVEQRVENLRDALAVTTIKDSYTLDVRMRWGTPEMAQTILTTLIAKYKDKHNEVFSTPKEADKVFTEKLGQMQTEWSEAQQALKTFRDSTKVFELDEERKLLLDQYTKAKNLAVQLEQLGTVTEGVNAAGGGDANIMSTLGRETSSTVITELRLRLLELLLNRNETVQSKGPNHPDVIGINNQIKQATSRLKEGIDNATESNKKQIAELEARLTELNGVMDKFDALTKDVEIKEKAYEFMATQVQEMRVNNLLSDAKVNNIAVVSDPSLPTNPIRPRKMLNLVLALIGGIVGGFGIAFFLEYLDHGIKTPEDIEHYVGVSPIGSFFRGGDKLNAAEAQRIASLLDVLVTEKSLQIIEVTSAVRGESAGRVARAIGEAWADDPAGPTLLVDFTSDGGKDGRGLMDLVLGQGRLDDLVSSSGSLYVMGRGGQREIPTYLWRSDQMQRAMGEMRERFMRIIFSMPPVLQSSDSVNLARFSDGVVVVIRGDSTRREVVRRAVEILAEAKGRVLGAVITDRRQIIPSSIYRRI from the coding sequence ATGGACCAGCGTCAGCTTTTCTTGAGAGACATATTGACCGTCTTGTTCAAGCGAAAGAAGCTTATTGTGTTCTTCGCGATCGTGGTGATCGCGGCAACCTTCGCGGGCAACGTGTTCTGGCCGCCGACGTACGAATCTTCGGCGCGCATCCAGATTCTGCCTGGCCGCGAAACATTGCAACCCACTACGCCCCTGACATCGCAGAATATGACGCCGGTCATAACGATGTCGGTGGAAGACGTGAACTCGGAAATTCAGATCATGCTGAGCGACGACGTGTTGCGCAGCGTAGTCACCGATCTGAAACTCGACGAAGTGACGATTAGCTCCGAGGGGGCCGTGCGCGGAACCCTGAAGAAGGCCCAGGAAGCGTATGCAAAGCTCCTCATCGCTCTGAAAATACGCAACGAATCGAGCCTGGTCGAGCAGCGCGTCGAGAACCTGCGCGATGCGCTCGCGGTCACGACGATTAAAGACTCCTACACCCTCGATGTGCGGATGCGCTGGGGCACGCCGGAAATGGCGCAGACAATCCTCACGACGTTGATCGCCAAGTACAAAGACAAGCACAACGAAGTCTTCTCCACGCCGAAGGAGGCCGACAAGGTCTTCACGGAAAAGCTCGGACAAATGCAGACGGAATGGAGCGAGGCGCAACAAGCGCTCAAGACGTTCCGCGACTCTACAAAAGTGTTTGAGCTGGACGAAGAGCGGAAGTTGTTGCTCGACCAGTACACGAAGGCAAAGAACCTCGCCGTCCAATTGGAGCAGTTGGGTACGGTGACCGAGGGCGTGAATGCGGCAGGCGGCGGCGACGCGAACATCATGTCGACGCTGGGCCGCGAAACGTCGAGCACGGTCATAACCGAGTTGCGCTTGCGTCTGCTTGAGTTGCTGTTGAACCGCAACGAAACCGTGCAGTCCAAGGGCCCGAATCACCCCGACGTGATTGGCATCAATAACCAAATCAAGCAAGCCACCAGCCGTTTGAAGGAAGGCATAGACAACGCCACCGAATCCAACAAGAAGCAGATTGCGGAGTTGGAGGCGCGCCTCACCGAACTGAACGGCGTCATGGACAAGTTTGACGCCCTCACGAAGGACGTCGAGATCAAAGAGAAGGCGTACGAGTTCATGGCGACGCAAGTTCAGGAGATGCGCGTGAACAATCTCCTGTCCGACGCGAAGGTCAACAACATCGCGGTTGTATCCGATCCGAGCCTGCCCACCAATCCGATTCGCCCGAGGAAGATGTTGAACCTCGTGCTGGCGCTGATTGGCGGTATTGTCGGCGGTTTCGGTATTGCCTTCTTCCTGGAATACCTCGATCACGGCATCAAGACTCCCGAAGACATCGAGCACTATGTGGGCGTATCGCCGATCGGCTCGTTCTTCCGAGGAGGCGACAAATTGAACGCCGCGGAGGCCCAACGCATCGCGTCACTGCTGGATGTTCTTGTTACCGAGAAGAGTCTGCAGATCATTGAAGTCACGAGTGCCGTGCGCGGCGAAAGCGCCGGACGCGTTGCGCGCGCCATCGGCGAAGCGTGGGCCGACGACCCCGCCGGCCCGACCTTGCTCGTCGATTTCACAAGCGACGGCGGCAAGGATGGCCGCGGTCTGATGGATTTGGTTCTTGGCCAGGGCCGCCTAGACGACCTCGTGTCCTCGTCCGGTTCGCTGTACGTGATGGGCCGCGGCGGACAACGCGAAATCCCGACGTACCTGTGGCGCTCCGATCAAATGCAGCGCGCGATGGGCGAAATGCGTGAGCGGTTCATGCGTATCATCTTCAGCATGCCGCCGGTGTTGCAGTCCAGCGATTCCGTCAACCTCGCGCGGTTCAGCGACGGCGTGGTCGTGGTCATTCGTGGCGATAGCACCCGCCGTGAAGTCGTTCGCCGCGCGGTGGAAATTCTTGCCGAAGCGAAGGGCCGCGTGCTGGGCGCCGTGATTACGGACCGCCGCCAGATCATTCCGTCGAGCATCTACCGCCGCATCTAA